From one Eucalyptus grandis isolate ANBG69807.140 chromosome 9, ASM1654582v1, whole genome shotgun sequence genomic stretch:
- the LOC120288546 gene encoding probable disease resistance protein At4g19530, translated as MNIENKIFGAIHHARIAIAVFSANFAHSKWCMNELVEILNCRRDHHLVFIPIFYIRLAEVKTLRESKFEQALEKFDVKERDNKQRDWKAAIAEATEIHGFELENDAHGNEAALIDLLVDRIEVRPLDSVENAIPRPHHVKVCRPSGGKGEKSWDFAGIKGIDVHHADYTESITFEDD; from the exons ATGAATATTGAAAACAAGATCTTCGGAGCAATCCACCATGCAAGGATCGCCATCGCTGTGTTCTCCGCAAACTTTGCCCACTCCAAGTGGTGCATGAACGAGCTGGTCGAGATCCTCAACTGCAGAAGGGACCACCACCTCGTATTTATTCCCATCTTTTACATTCGCTTGGCTGAGGTTAAGACGTTGAGGGAAAGCAAATTCGAGCAAGCCCTCGAGAAATTCGatgtgaaagagagagataataaGCAGAGAGACTGGAAGGCCGCCATAGCAGAGGCTACAGAAATTCATGGTTTCGAATTGGAGAATGACGCCCATGG CAATGAAGCGGCACTCATTGATCTACTAGTCGACCGCATTGAGGTTCGGCCTCTCGACTCTGTGGAAAACGCAATTCCTCGTCCACATCATGTTAAGGTTTGTAGGCCTTCTGGAGGCAAAGGCGAGAAATCCTGGGATTTTGCTGGTATAAAAGGGATTGATGTTCACCACGCAGACTACACCGAGTCCATCACTTTTGAAGACGACTAA
- the LOC104419819 gene encoding uncharacterized protein LOC104419819: MGIGNARDFRIIASNVIRSIGIVYNNDGSIVRCSQHGRDGPQDTLIKGKERDDEEKYSKKSKLSIYLRPCKIAWNLPSTNQGLKLQIHVCDISDVSLSRIF; the protein is encoded by the exons ATGGGTATCGG GAATGCTAGGGACTTTCGTATCATTGCCAGCAACGTAATTCGCTCCATCGGGATTGTGTACAATAACGACGGTTCCATCGTCCGATGCTCTCAACATGGCCGAGACGGGCCGCAAGACACCCTA ataaaagggaaagaaagagatgaCGAAGAAAAGTATTCCAAGAAATCAAAACTCAGTATTTACTTGCGGCCATGTAAGATCGCGTGGAATCTTCCTTCTACCAATCAAGGACTGAAGCTTCAGATCCATGTCTGCGACATTTCAGACGTGTCTCTGTCGCGCATATTTTGA